One window of Desulfobulbaceae bacterium genomic DNA carries:
- a CDS encoding acetate--CoA ligase family protein, with protein sequence MALNEILARAKKEQRAVLTEIEAKQILTGIGINCTDTRLAASKTEAVELSETIGYPVVLKISSVDITHKSDAGGVKVNLKNRDEVEQAFDLIMESAAAKFPDANIEGVSVQAMAKPGIEIIMGMIKDASFGPVVMFGLGGVLVEVLKDVAFRIVPIDKNDAVEMIEEIKGKKLLEGYRGQDPVDIACLQDMLVKLSDFVDQTPGIEEIDMNPVFAYKDGAAVVDARIILYQ encoded by the coding sequence ATGGCTTTGAATGAAATATTGGCAAGAGCCAAAAAAGAGCAAAGGGCTGTCCTCACCGAAATTGAGGCCAAGCAGATTTTAACCGGAATTGGAATAAACTGCACAGACACACGTCTTGCCGCCTCAAAAACAGAGGCTGTAGAGTTAAGTGAGACGATCGGATATCCTGTGGTACTTAAAATATCATCGGTTGATATTACCCACAAAAGTGATGCTGGCGGAGTAAAGGTAAATCTTAAAAACAGAGATGAAGTTGAACAGGCATTTGATCTGATCATGGAATCTGCTGCGGCAAAATTTCCTGATGCCAATATTGAGGGTGTTTCTGTTCAGGCAATGGCAAAACCGGGTATTGAAATCATCATGGGTATGATCAAGGATGCAAGTTTTGGCCCGGTGGTGATGTTCGGCCTTGGAGGGGTATTGGTTGAGGTACTCAAAGACGTTGCGTTCCGTATCGTTCCTATTGATAAAAACGACGCTGTGGAGATGATCGAAGAGATCAAGGGCAAGAAACTGCTGGAAGGCTATCGTGGACAGGATCCTGTGGATATTGCCTGTTTGCAGGATATGTTGGTCAAACTATCGGATTTTGTGGATCAGACGCCAGGAATCGAAGAGATCGACATGAATCCTGTTTTTGCATATAAAGATGGTGCGGCAGTTGTCGATGCAAGGATTATTCTCTACCAATGA
- a CDS encoding CoA-binding protein: protein MMELFFKPKSVAVVGASGTPGKLGYVIVKNIFDSDFAGNVYPVNPKSEEILGYKVYRSVTEIPGEVDLVVTALPTPKMTVATVQECAQKGVKAIIIESAGFAEMGGEGKVFQQQIVDIAKKNDIRVMGPNCSGIVSRDIVTSIYPIRKKVPRGNVVLIGQSGLLAAGMASDIVENESLNISKVCSFGNKCDVNENDLLEYFGNEDGIDVISMYLETISDGRGLTRIAKKVAAKKPVIFLSGGRTEAGARAAMSHTGSIASNARIVEAAARQTGMIMADDFTELKEFAKVFSTQPLPKGNRVAVITLAGSVGVNVSDLCANYGLELPKLTSETTEKLKDMFDTPVGNPVDLYFSVTKIGFTKTLETTFPNAFQDPNIDAAILILAGFEYTQEAVQKKIIQKIVQDVGKPVIVCMIVGYNKYKNIIMDEMGKELPVFPSLISGVKALSKLCEYGIRKQKLSA, encoded by the coding sequence ATGATGGAACTATTTTTTAAACCGAAATCGGTTGCTGTAGTGGGAGCCAGCGGAACACCTGGAAAACTTGGTTATGTAATTGTAAAAAATATCTTTGATAGTGATTTTGCCGGAAACGTCTATCCGGTAAATCCTAAATCAGAAGAGATATTGGGATATAAGGTATATCGTTCTGTGACAGAAATACCTGGCGAGGTTGACCTGGTTGTCACAGCACTTCCAACCCCTAAAATGACTGTTGCAACGGTTCAAGAGTGTGCTCAAAAAGGGGTCAAAGCGATCATAATAGAGTCTGCCGGATTCGCTGAAATGGGTGGCGAGGGCAAAGTTTTTCAGCAACAGATTGTAGATATCGCCAAAAAAAACGATATTCGAGTTATGGGTCCAAACTGCTCGGGTATTGTTTCTCGGGATATCGTAACATCAATTTATCCCATTAGAAAAAAAGTACCCAGGGGGAACGTAGTACTCATAGGACAATCCGGTCTTTTGGCGGCAGGGATGGCCTCGGATATCGTGGAGAACGAAAGTTTGAACATCAGCAAAGTCTGTTCATTTGGCAATAAATGCGATGTCAATGAAAATGACCTGCTTGAATACTTCGGTAATGAAGATGGCATTGATGTCATCTCAATGTATTTAGAGACGATTTCCGATGGAAGAGGCTTGACCCGTATCGCCAAGAAGGTTGCCGCCAAAAAGCCTGTTATTTTCTTGAGCGGAGGACGTACCGAAGCTGGTGCCAGAGCGGCAATGAGTCATACGGGCAGTATTGCCAGCAATGCAAGGATTGTGGAAGCGGCAGCCAGACAAACAGGTATGATAATGGCTGATGACTTTACTGAATTGAAAGAGTTTGCCAAAGTCTTTTCCACTCAGCCGCTTCCCAAAGGCAATCGGGTAGCAGTGATCACCCTGGCTGGAAGTGTCGGCGTAAATGTTTCCGATCTTTGTGCTAACTATGGCCTTGAACTCCCTAAATTGACATCTGAAACAACAGAGAAGCTCAAGGATATGTTTGACACTCCTGTGGGAAATCCTGTTGACCTCTATTTCTCGGTCACCAAAATCGGTTTTACAAAAACTCTTGAAACCACTTTTCCCAATGCCTTCCAGGATCCTAATATAGATGCTGCGATATTGATTCTGGCCGGTTTTGAATATACTCAGGAGGCGGTTCAGAAAAAAATCATTCAAAAAATCGTTCAGGATGTTGGAAAACCTGTGATTGTCTGCATGATTGTTGGATACAATAAATATAAGAACATTATCATGGATGAAATGGGAAAAGAGCTGCCGGTCTTTCCTTCTTTGATATCTGGGGTAAAGGCTTTGAGCAAATTATGCGAGTACGGTATCCGCAAACAAAAATTATCAGCTTGA